Proteins from one Impatiens glandulifera chromosome 2, dImpGla2.1, whole genome shotgun sequence genomic window:
- the LOC124928042 gene encoding cytochrome P450 CYP749A22-like, whose translation MNFLNWHGPQAQLFVSEPELIKEILNNREGAYPKMKSEGFAKKLMGQSMITNEGEKWAKIRKLANHTFHAESLKGMVPEMILSVDAMLENWKKFDGKDVDVYKEFGLLTTEVISRTAFGSCFMEGKHIFEMVAKLTSITVKNVYNVRFPLISKIVKTADELEAGKLERNIKSSVLELVKKREADMVGKSSFGDDYLGQLINVYHDPSNGIMIDQMIDEIRTIYGAGHLTTTNLLAWTIFLLSINIDWQEKARNEVIELFGHEKPSSDGIARLRNVSPLIIKITNSI comes from the exons ATGAACTTTCTGAACTGGCATGGTCCACAAGCCCAACTGTTTGTTTCAGAGCCAGAGCTTATCAAGGAAATACTGAACAACAGAGAGGGCGCATACCCAAAAATGAAATCAGAAGGCTTTGCAAAGAAGCTCATGGGGCAATCCATGATAACCAATGAAGGCGAAAAGTGGGCGAAGATAAGGAAACTAGCCAACCACACTTTTCATGCAGAAAGCTTAAAG GGTATGGTCCCGGAAATGATTCTAAGCGTTGATGCCATGTTAGAAAACTGGAAGAAATTTGATGGGAAGGATGTCGATGTTTATAAGGAATTTGGGCTTTTGACAACCGAAGTCATCTCGAGGACAGCTTTTGGGAGCTGTTTCATGGAGGGGAAACATATTTTTGAGATGGTAGCCAAGCTTACCTCTATTACTGTCAAAAATGTTTATAATGTCAGATTTCCCTTAATAAG TAAAATAGTAAAGACAGCTGATGAGTTAGAAGCAGGAAAACTTGAGAGGAACATTAAAAGTTCTGTTTTAGAGCTTGTAAAGAAAAGAGAGGCAGACATGGTTGGAAAATCTTCCTTTGGCGATGACTATCTCGGCCAACTTATAAACGTTTATCATGATCCGAGTAATGGAATCATGATAGACCAAATGATCGATGAAATCAGGACGATATATGGAGCCGGGCATTTGACAACCACAAACTTGCTTGCTTGGACTATATTTCTTCTATCAATAAATATTGATTGGCAAGAAAAAGCAAGGAATGAGGTTATTGAGTTGTTCGGCCATGAAAAACCTAGTTCGGATGGTATCGCGCGACTAAGAAACGTAAGCCcgttaattataaaaattaccaATTCAATTtga